In Aspergillus flavus chromosome 3, complete sequence, one genomic interval encodes:
- a CDS encoding putative AP-3 complex subunit delta, producing IDKKATALLKLIYLEMFGYDMSWASFHVLEVMSSTKYLQKRAGYLAAVQSFRPDTEVLMLATNLLKKDLVSPSIPNMSLPLITLPNIITPSLAMSLLPDVLSRISHSHAVARKKAVVCLYRLALVYPEALKLAWPKIKDRLMDDGEDSSVTTAVINVVCELGWRRPHDFLPLAPRFFELLVDGGNNWMAIKIIKLFATLTPIEPRLTRKLIRPLINIIQTTTAMSLLYECINGIVQGGILDGEEVLEEKNEIASLCLGKLRGMVVTESDPNLKYVALLAFNRIVMSHPVLVSAHQDVIMDCLEDPDISIRLRALDLVTRMVTSDTLQSVVNRLVDQLFNARQVTKSTLAAGSCETGIRTDMGEFTLSEGPHAQKLPIALPDDYSIEVVHRILDVCSYNNYSELPDFEWYVDVLVQLVKLLPPSIEELPTHYTSYRDPEHYKNCVAFRIGSEIRNIAVRVRDVRMEATRAAETLILVDNKQGPSPLVSKQTSDILGPLAWVTGEFAEHLAYPSQTLQSLIDMSNVSLSASTLSLYIQAIPKVLANLICDGDETWDSLKNSEMSLLLARIIEFLDVLAAHPDLDVQERAIEFLEVMRLAADAVQSETLEVGQAPSLLSSMVPSFFHGLELNPVATNAQKKVPLPDQLCLTQEFNKHIYGLFNNPANGLPEPAGQLPSQMFYHVREVSVLDKQPVEFLPVDLQLNPTYQDLSSGFGDDTAALKRREERKERNRDDPFYIAAEDESSCTLTPFHQTLNMSNSSGLDIDSIPIVDLNLNGAGSHRTLASLSRDNRQGGSRPKKYEIAPDEIIGQEDSPHLDSNDEPGKAKRSLLQVDSSGLEHLSLDGRGGSSGDPTVPTVVGGHDVEMAMAVQKVEKLRLEMQRASERVHPNGIPAEGTLVRKKRKSKKPTRIGSQEAALLKAEDEMSVDNTQQMPVSSVAPKKKKRAKKQINAGSSSAL from the exons ATAGACAAGAAAGCCACGGCTCTGTTGAAACTAATCTACTTGGAGATGTTTGGGTATGACATGTCCTGGGCTTCATTCCATGTACTGGAAGTTATGTCATCTACCAAGTACCTGCAGAAGAGAGCTGGCTACCTTGCAGCTGTACAGAGCTTTAGACCAGATACTGAAGTCTTAATGTTGGCTACAAACCTGCTAAAAAAG GATTTAGTGTCGCCTAGTATCCCAAACATGTCCCTCCCTCTGATAACATTACCAAACATTATCACACCTTCACTGGCGATGTCGTTGCTCCCAGATGTTCTGTCACGCATTTCTCACTCACATGCTGTGGCTCGTAAGAAGGCTGTGGTGTGTCTTTATAGACTTGCGCTGGTTTACCCCGAAGCGCTAAAATTGGCATGGCCTAAAATCAAGGACCGTCTCAtggatgatggagaggatagCAGCGTCACCACAGCAGTGATCAATGTTGTATGTGAACTcggatggagaaggccaCATGACTTCCTGCCTCTGGCGCCAAGATTCTTCGAACTATTAGTGGATGGAGGGAACAATTGGATGgctataaaaattataaagctt TTTGCAACATTGACACCTATAGAACCACGATTAACACGAAAGCTTATCCGGCCATTGATCAACATAATTCAGACAACAACTGCCATGTCATTACTCTATGAATGTATCAACGGCATAGTTCAGGGCGGTATCCTTGATGGTGAGGAAGTGCtggaggaaaagaacgagaTTGCAAGTCTCTGTCTTGGAAAGCTCAGAGGCATGGTAGTCACAGAGTCCGATCCCAATC TAAAATATGTTGCTCTCCTTGCCTTCAACAGAATTGTGATGTCTCACCCCGTCTTGGTGTCAGCTCATCAGGATGTCATCATGGATTGTTTAGAGGATCCGGACATTTCAATCCGACTGCGAGCCCTTGACCTCGTGACTCGAATGGTAACAAGCGATACACTCCAGTCAGTGGTGAATCGACTTGTCGATCAACTTTTCAATGCCCGTCAAGTCACCAAAAGTACTCTTGCGGCCGGGAGTTGTGAGACAGGTATACGCACTGACATGGGAGAATTCACATTATCAGAAGGTCCACATGCTCAGAAGTTACCGATCGCCTTGCCAGACGATTATAGTATTGAAGTTGTACACCGAATCTTAGATGTCTGCTCTTACAACAATTATTCGGAGCTGCCTGACTTCGAGTGGTATGTTGACGTTCTGGTCCAGTTAGTCAAGCTGCTTCCTCCAAGTATTGAAGAGCTTCCTACCCACTACACTTCATATCGGGACCCCGAGCACTACAAAAATTGTGTTGCTTTCCGTATCGGGTCAGAAATACGCAATATCGCTGTCCGTGTTAGGGACGTTAGGATGGAGGCAACCAGAGCTGCAGAGACTCTGATTCTAGTTGACAACAAGCAGGGCCCGTCTCCCCTTGTCTCCAAACAAACGAGTGACATCTTAGGGCCTCTCGCTTGGGTCACTGGTGAATTTGCAGAGCATCTTGCATATCCCAGCCAAACCCTTCAATCACTAATCGATATGTCGAACGTGTCGTTATCAGCGAGCACGCTGTCCCTTTATATACAGGCTATTCCCAAAGTCTTGGCCAATCTCATTTGTGATGGGGACGAAACCTGGGACTCGTTAAAGAACAGTGAAATGTCCCTTCTTTTAGCTCGAATCATCGAATTCCTTGATGTTTTGGCTGCCCACCCAGACTTGGACGTGCAAGAAAGGGCAATCGAATTTCTGGAGGTCATGCGCTTAGCAGCAGATGCCGTTCAGTCAGAAACTCTAGAAGTAGGCCAGGCTCCATCCTTGCTGTCGTCTATGGTTCCCAGCTTTTTCCATGGACTAGAACTCAATCCAGTCGCTACCAACGCCCAAAAGAAGGTTCCTTTGCCAGATCAACTTTGTCTAACACAAGAGTTCAACAAGCATATATATGGGCTTTTTAATAACCCAGCCAATGGGCTTCCGGAGCCAGCCGGCCAACTACCATCTCAGATGTTTTATCACGTTAGGGAAGTTTCTGTGCTAGATAAGCAGCCTGTTGAATTCCTACCCGTGGATTTGCAATTAAATCCAACATACCAGGACCTCTCCAGTGGCTTTGGAGATGACACTGCCGCTTTAAAGCGGAGAGAGGAACGGAAAGAACGTAACAGGGATGATCCGTTTTATAttgctgctgaagatgaatcCTCCTGCACATTGACCCCATTTCACCAGACTCTCAATATGTCAAATAGTAGCGGACTGGATATTGACTCTATTCCTATAGTTGACCTCAATTTGAATGGCGCCGGGAGTCATCGCACTTTGGCATCTCTGTCGCGCGATAACCGACAAGGTGGCTCACGCCCTAAAAAGTACGAGATCGCACCTGATGAGATTATCGGACAGGAAGATTCACCGCATCTTGACTCAAATGATGAACCGGGTAAAGCCAAACGGTCTCTTCTACAGGTCGACTCGAGTGGACTAGAGCATCTATCCTTAGATGGTAGAGGTGGTTCCTCGGGAGATCCTACAGTCCCTACGGTGGTCGGCGGGCATGATGTAGAGATGGCTATGGCTGTGCAGAAAGTGGAAAAGCTGCGGCTAGAGATGCAAAGAGCTTCAGAACGTGTTCATCCGAATGGCATCCCTGCAGAAGGGACGCTGgtaaggaaaaaaagaaaatcaaaaaagcCTACACGTATTGGATCTCAGGAAGCTGCACTGCTaaaagctgaagatgaaATGTCGGTGGACAACACTCAACAGATGCCAGTTTCATCTGTGgcaccaaagaaaaagaagagagcgaAAAAACAAATCAATGCTGGCTCAAGTAGCGCACTCTAA
- a CDS encoding phosphoinositide 5-phosphatase family protein → MSNLRVFSRDNPQRTLTITTNDFALIFKHRSTAPTINKSPSNGTPRCLVEFATLQSVDLRGYRALGDGLGTLGLITLGEEVFLCIVTACSDAAAVRPGETISKIDNVDFFCLSHSDYESRLEYESESSFATEEFGRGPSFENKEMVTDHPFLALKKLLSDGSFYYSLDFNLTDRLQDRSEKSAAFDIDTLDEDMLWNSYMIHPLLLFRSHLSPAEKQRLDSSQILTCVIRGFSGTLTIPASISILPQLRTSYPSTLTIISRQSSRRAGTRFNSRGIDDDGHVANFVETETILWIPPNTTFSYVQVRGSVPIFWEQATGFLPGQQKIEITRSSEATQHAFNKHFENLELEYGAIHVVNLLSKLKSGESELSTEFSNQLRKSPLSQKADSNISSNHALLRATEFDFHVETRGPLGYGASSQIKPEISDSLDGFAYFLSEGSVSATSDENQDEPRSSFVILQQEGVFRTNCLDCLDRTNLVQTIISSMALESFMLQRKGRLNPEVQLKHSTLWADNGDALSKIYAGTGALKSSFTRHGKMSIAGALADARKTATRLYVNNFSDKARQKTIDLLLGRLTDQLPVRLYDPINDLVSDELNNRALEYSSTKPIRIWTGTFNVNGRHRGPDVDLAPWLWAGIDEQTEDPTIFAVGFQEIVSLSPQQIMSTDPTTRKVWEVAVGNCLNSRARSRGTSKYVLLRSGQLVGAALMVYVREDALRDVKNVEGSVKKTGLSGMAGNKGGCAIRFEYSNTRICFVTAHLAAGFANYDERNRDYETIYHGLRFQKNRAIEDHEAIIWLGDFNYRIGLDSHFVRELVAQKDYQKLYNNDQLNLQMLAGRAFPFYTEGLITFPPTYKYDIDSDTYDTSEKARIPAWCDRILWRGSCLRQIDYNTAKLRFSDHRPVWATFSCVINVVDEAMKAKLRRILYTERRNDPYNILSKTIEQARAQSEEHIPPTPIAPGLPPASSDHHRWWLENGALVKSALRPPGDGYNLNIHHSSNPFSSSSDASWINTHRSFKRQTITKNQDTVSQGPQLPPRLKVQIPPIDRGTGSHSSSSLNTINRYSGQLGNEKAAPPIPRKPVSLSSKQCLTASCQVTSSPQTVANTEPIFKGYNPIGQNLGGKVNNSTPSAPTERLPDTGMSNGFWIGGQEEHRQGKSLQTNSSIRSPPRSTDEVHDLLGGTGDEIIEWKPLIPQ, encoded by the exons ATGTCTAATTTGCGAGTTTTTTCTCGGGACAATCCTCAACGCACTCTTACTATAACCACAAACGACTTCGCCTTGATCTTCAAACATCGCTCAACAGCTCCAACAATCAATAAATCACCCAGTAATGGCACACCACGATGTCTCGTTGAATTTGCAACGTTACAGTCTGTTGACTTGAGAGGCTATCGAGCTTTGGGTGATGGGCTTGGGACTCTTGGGTTGATTACTTTGGGCGAGGAAGTCTTCCTCTGTATTGTTACTGCTTGTTCAGACGCCGCAGCAGTAAGACCAGGAGAGACAATCTCAAAAATTGACAACGTTGACTTCT TTTGCCTTAGTCACTCGGACTATGAAAGTAGACTTGAATACGAATCCGAATCCTCCTTTGCAACTGAGGAGTTCGGTCGTGGACCCAGCTTTGAGAATAAGGAGATGGTTACTGATCATCCGTTCTTAGCCCTGAAGAAGCTCCTGAGTGACGGCAGCTTCTACTATAGTCTTGATTTCAACCTCACTGATCGACTGCAAGACCG TTCGGAAAAGTCGGCAGCTTTCGATATTGATACTCTAGATGAGGATATGCTGTGGAACTCGTACATGATCCatccgcttcttcttttcaggAGCCACCTGTCCCCTGCCGAAAAGCAACGTCTCGACTCTTCCCAGATCCTGACATGTGTTATACGCGGCTTTTCTGGTACACTGACAATCCCTGCTTCAATATCCATCTTGCCCCAGCTACGCACGAGTTATCCTTCCACGTTGACCATCATTTCGCGACAGTCCTCTCGGCGAGCAGGTACAAGGTTTAATTCTCGAGgtattgatgatgatggccatgTTGCCAATTTCGTTGAGACAGAGACAATTCTTTGGATCCCACCCAATACCACATTTTCTTATGTTCAAGTACGTGGCTCTGTGCCTATTTTCTGGGAGCAAGCTACTGGATTCCTGCCTGGGCAACAAAAAATTGAAATAACTCGATCTAGCGAGGCGACTCAGCATGCTTTTAACAAGCATTTTGAGAATCTTGAATTAGAATATGGTGCAATTCATGTGGTTAACCTTCTCAGTAAGCTTAAATCCGGGGAGTCTGAGCTGTCGACGGAGTTTTCCAACCAGCTCAGGAAGAGTCCACTTAGCCAAAAAGCCGATTCTAACATCTCATCCAATCATGCACTTTTGCGAGCAACTGAATTCGATTTTCACGTTGAGACTCGAGGTCCCTTGGGGTACGGGGCTAGCAGCCAAATAAAACCCGAGATATCTGATTCTTTGGATGGTTTTGCATATTTTCTATCAGAAGGGAGTGTCTCAGCAACTTCGGACGAGAATCAAGATGAACCGAGAAGTTCCTTTGTCATTCTTCAACAGGAAGGCGTATTCCGGACAAATTGTCTAGATTGTCTCGACAGGACTAATCTTGTGCAAACCATCATCAGTTCCATGGCTCTGGAATCTTTTATGTTGCAGCGGAAAGGAAGGCTAAACCCAGAAGTCCAGCTGAAGCACTCAACCCTTTGGGCCGACAACGGGGATGCTTTGTCAAAAATCTACGCAGGTACAGGGGCTTTAAAAAGTTCATTCACACGACATGGCAAAATGTCCATTGCTGGCGCGCTGGCAGATGCAAGGAAGACCGCAACACGGCTTTATGTCAACAATTTCTCCGATAAAGCTCGTCAGAAAACAATAGACCTTCTATTAGGACGATTGACAGATCAATTGCCGGTGCGTCTCTATGACCCGATCAATGATCTGGTTTCCGATGAGTTAAATAATCGAGCGTTGGAGTATTCCTCTACCAAGCCTATCAGAATCTGGACAGGGACATTTAACGTCAATGGGAGACACCGTGGGCCAGATGTTGACCTAGCTCCATGGCTGTGGGCAGGAATTGACGAGCAAACTGAGGACCCGACTATATTTGCTGTGGGCTTCCAGGAGATTGTTTCACTAAGTCCACAGCAGATAATGTCGACGGACCCTACAACTCGTAAGGTATGGGAAGTTGCTGTTGGGAACTGTTTGAACAGCCGCGCGAGGTCGAGAGGGACTTCGAAGTATGTCCTTCTGCGAAGTGGCCAGCTCGTTGGCGCCGCACTTATGGTATATGTAAGAGAAGATGCACTGAGAGATGTTAAGAATGTTGAAGGGAGTGTTAAGAAG ACGGGCCTCTCCGGAATGGCCGGTAATAAAGGTGGCTGTGCAATACGCTTTGAGTACTCCAACACGCGGATATGTTTCGTCACGGCTCATCTTGCCGCTGGATTTGCAAACTACGACGAGAGAAACAGAGACTATGAGACTATATATCACGGACTCCGGTTCCAGAAAAACAGAGCAATTGAGGACCATGAAGCCATCATTTGGCTTGGAGATTTTAATTATCGGATCGGTCTCGACAGCCACTTCGTCAGGGAACTTGTGGCACAGAAAGACTACCAAAAGCTTTACAACAATGATCAG TTAAACCTACAAATGTTGGCAGGCAGAGCCTTCCCGTTTTATACTGAGGGGCTCATTACTTTTCCCCCAACGTACAAATACGACATTGACAGCGATACTTATGATACATC AGAGAAAGCACGTATACCTGCTTGGTGCGATAGAATATTGTGGCGAGGGTCATGTCTTCGTCAGATAGACTATAACACTGCAAAATTACGATTTTCAGACCATCGTCCCGTTTGGGCCACTTTCTCATGTGTCATCAACGTTGTTGATGAAGCTATGAAGGCTAAACTCAGGCGAATACTTTATACTGAGAGACGCAACGACCCCTACAATATACTGTCAAAGACAATAGAGCAAGCGAGGGCACAAAGTGAGGAACATATTCCACCCACGCCTATTGCTCCTGGTCTACCACCAGCTAGTTCGGATCATCATAGGTGGTGGTTAGAGAATG GGGCACTCGTAAAATCAGCTTTGAGGCCGCCTGGTGATGGATACAATctcaacatccaccacagTTCCAACCCTTTCTCCTCCAGCAGTGACGCGAGTTGGATCAATACTCATCGTTCCTTTAAAAGACAAACTATTACTAAGAACCAGGATACTGTATCGCAAGGTCCGCAACTTCCCCCAAGGCTCAAAGTTCAGATTCCGCCAATTGATCGGGGTACGGGGAGTCATTCGTCAAGTTCCTTGAACACAATCAATAGGTATAGCGGACAACTGGGTAATGAGAAGGCTGCACCACCGATACCCCGAAAACCGGTTTCCCTTAGTTCAAAGCAATGTCTAACGGCATCCTGTCAAGTTACTAGTAGCCCACAGACAGTTGCTAATACGGAGCCCATCTTCAAAGGATATAACCCAATAGGACAGAATCTTGGAGGCAAGGTTAACAATAGTACGCCATCTGCCCCAACTGAGAGGTTGCCAGATACTGGCATGTCAAATGGCTTTTGGATCGGCGGACAGGAGGAACATAGACAAGGCAAAAGCTTACAAACAAATTCATCAATCAGGTCACCTCCGAGGTCTACAGATGAAGTTCATGATCTTCTTGGTGGAACTGGAGACGAAATTATTGAATGGAAGCCCCTTATTCCCCAATGA